In the genome of Polaribacter atrinae, one region contains:
- a CDS encoding YggS family pyridoxal phosphate-dependent enzyme encodes MIKENLLEIKKSIPENVTLVAVSKTKPIEDLQEAYAAGQRIFGENKIQEMVDKYDALPKDIQWHMIGHLQSNKVKYMAHFVDLIHGVDKFSTLKEINKQAKKHDKVINCLLQVKIAKEDTKFGFSFDEIDEILASEELVGLKNIKVAGFMGMATFTDNKQQLEEEFSSLKTFFDLKKTQVDLDNCELQTLSMGMSGDYTLAIENGSNMVRVGSSIFGQRNYNA; translated from the coding sequence ATGATAAAAGAAAACCTTTTAGAAATTAAAAAATCAATTCCAGAAAACGTAACCTTAGTTGCCGTTTCTAAAACCAAACCTATAGAAGACTTACAAGAAGCTTATGCTGCTGGTCAGCGCATTTTTGGTGAGAATAAAATTCAGGAAATGGTGGATAAATACGACGCTTTACCAAAAGACATTCAGTGGCACATGATTGGTCATTTACAAAGTAATAAGGTAAAGTACATGGCACATTTTGTAGATTTAATTCATGGGGTTGATAAATTCTCTACTTTAAAGGAAATCAACAAGCAAGCAAAAAAACATGATAAAGTTATCAACTGTTTATTACAAGTAAAAATAGCCAAAGAAGACACTAAGTTTGGTTTCTCTTTTGATGAAATTGATGAAATTTTAGCATCTGAAGAACTTGTTGGATTAAAAAACATTAAAGTTGCAGGTTTTATGGGAATGGCCACGTTTACAGACAATAAGCAACAGTTAGAAGAAGAGTTTTCTTCACTAAAAACCTTCTTTGATTTAAAGAAAACACAAGTAGATCTTGACAACTGCGAATTACAAACACTCTCTATGGGAATGAGTGGAGATTATACACTTGCTATAGAAAATGGAAGTAATATGGTAAGAGTTGGTAGTTCTATATTTGGTCAAAGAAATTATAATGCTTAA
- a CDS encoding exonuclease domain-containing protein, giving the protein MYAILDIETTGGKFNEEGITEIAIYKFDGHTTVDQFITLVNPEKAIQEFVVKLTGINNKMLRNAPKFYEVAKRIIEITSDCILVAHNTTFDYRILSTEFDRLGYDFNRNTLCTVELSQKLILDQPSYSLGKLTKSLGIPITDRHRASGDALATVQLFKLLLEKDTNKSIIQSSIKYFDRRHQKQKLRNLIEEIPTVQGVFYVHDKEGRVIFIGKGKNIKSEVNNLFLKVTKRAVKIQERAQSISFDKTGNELFTRLKYAIELEVLTPKFNFKKTPKFITQDFNNEDFIIIEKGREVEENAVILIENNEVFGFGYTSLSNQENRLDILKKVLTPIENKIQAKNIIKNYINKNKVQKIIRL; this is encoded by the coding sequence TTGTACGCAATTTTAGATATTGAAACCACAGGCGGTAAATTTAATGAAGAAGGCATCACAGAAATTGCTATCTATAAATTTGACGGTCACACCACAGTAGATCAATTCATTACCTTAGTAAACCCAGAAAAAGCCATTCAAGAATTTGTGGTAAAACTTACAGGCATTAATAATAAAATGCTTAGAAATGCACCTAAATTTTATGAAGTTGCAAAACGAATTATAGAAATTACTTCAGATTGCATCTTGGTGGCCCACAATACTACTTTCGATTATAGAATTTTAAGCACAGAATTTGATAGATTAGGGTATGACTTTAATAGAAATACCTTGTGTACTGTAGAATTAAGTCAGAAATTAATTTTAGACCAACCTTCTTACAGTTTAGGGAAACTTACCAAATCTTTAGGAATACCAATTACAGATAGACATAGAGCTTCTGGAGACGCATTGGCAACCGTACAATTATTTAAATTGTTGCTAGAGAAAGATACGAATAAAAGTATTATACAAAGTTCTATCAAGTATTTCGATAGAAGACATCAAAAGCAAAAATTAAGAAATTTAATAGAAGAAATACCAACGGTACAAGGTGTTTTTTACGTTCATGATAAAGAAGGAAGAGTAATTTTTATAGGAAAAGGAAAAAACATTAAATCGGAAGTAAACAACCTTTTTCTAAAAGTAACCAAAAGAGCGGTTAAAATTCAAGAAAGAGCACAATCTATTTCTTTTGATAAAACAGGAAATGAACTTTTTACCCGTTTAAAATACGCTATAGAATTAGAAGTTTTAACGCCAAAGTTTAATTTTAAAAAGACACCGAAATTTATTACTCAAGACTTTAATAACGAAGATTTTATTATCATTGAAAAAGGAAGGGAAGTAGAAGAAAATGCAGTGATTTTAATAGAAAACAACGAAGTTTTTGGTTTTGGCTATACCAGTTTAAGCAATCAAGAGAATAGGTTAGATATTTTAAAAAAGGTCTTAACCCCTATTGAAAACAAAATTCAAGCAAAAAATATTATCAAGAATTACATCAATAAGAACAAAGTACAGAAAATTATTAGATTGTAA
- a CDS encoding RNA polymerase sigma factor: MDLELLILQFQKKDVKAYEKLYNMYCDSISGIVNNIVKDDDVAQEITQDVFIKAWNKADTYSSSKGRFFTWLLNIARNAAIDYTRSKKFKQSKQNHNADFFVGILETSDSLDTTTDTIGLKEFVTKLGDKCKAVIELLYFKGFTQKEASEELEMPIGTIKTRNRNCIGELRTMLGV, encoded by the coding sequence ATGGATTTAGAGCTACTAATTTTACAATTTCAGAAAAAAGACGTGAAAGCGTATGAAAAACTTTACAACATGTATTGTGATAGTATATCTGGTATTGTAAATAACATTGTTAAAGATGACGATGTTGCTCAAGAAATTACTCAAGATGTCTTTATTAAGGCCTGGAACAAAGCAGATACTTATTCTTCTTCTAAAGGTCGTTTTTTTACCTGGTTACTAAACATAGCAAGAAATGCTGCGATTGATTATACACGGTCTAAAAAATTTAAACAGTCTAAACAAAACCATAACGCAGATTTTTTCGTAGGTATATTAGAAACCAGTGATAGTTTAGATACTACAACTGATACAATTGGCTTAAAAGAGTTTGTTACCAAATTAGGAGACAAGTGTAAAGCAGTAATTGAATTATTATATTTTAAAGGGTTTACACAAAAAGAAGCGTCAGAAGAATTAGAAATGCCAATTGGTACTATAAAAACAAGAAATAGAAATTGTATAGGCGAATTACGTACTATGCTTGGAGTTTAA
- a CDS encoding anti-sigma factor, with the protein MNIKEYIASGILELYVAGSLSEKGNEEVHAKIKEYPEVLAEVESIEKAITKLTAAAKKDASYSFSAIKNQLKVEDTKVISITKPKTNWLQYAGWAASLLIGSVLIWTLSQNNQLKEQVATEKQQLEEQIDKASNSLAEAEKLIDIFRDKDIVSVPLAGQKVSPTSYAKVYWDKKTKSIYLDAKGLPEPPKGKVYQVWSLKLSPLTPTSLGTIDTFMADTNKIFTIENANESEAFGITLEPAGGSESPNLEQLYTLGAVAVNS; encoded by the coding sequence ATGAATATAAAAGAATACATAGCATCTGGAATTTTAGAACTGTATGTTGCAGGCTCGCTTTCTGAAAAGGGAAATGAGGAAGTGCACGCTAAAATTAAAGAATACCCAGAAGTGTTGGCCGAAGTTGAATCAATTGAAAAAGCGATTACAAAACTAACGGCTGCCGCTAAAAAAGATGCGTCATATTCTTTCTCTGCAATAAAAAATCAATTAAAAGTAGAAGACACAAAAGTAATCTCTATTACAAAACCTAAAACAAATTGGTTGCAATACGCTGGTTGGGCAGCTTCTTTATTAATAGGAAGTGTACTTATTTGGACATTATCTCAAAATAACCAACTTAAAGAACAAGTTGCTACAGAAAAACAACAATTAGAAGAACAAATAGACAAAGCTTCTAACAGTTTAGCAGAAGCAGAAAAATTAATTGACATCTTTAGAGATAAAGACATTGTTTCTGTGCCTCTAGCGGGTCAAAAAGTGTCTCCAACTTCTTACGCTAAGGTATATTGGGATAAAAAAACAAAGAGTATTTATTTAGATGCTAAAGGATTACCAGAGCCTCCAAAAGGAAAAGTATATCAAGTTTGGTCTTTAAAATTAAGTCCTTTAACACCAACGAGTTTAGGTACAATAGATACTTTTATGGCAGATACAAACAAAATATTTACCATAGAAAACGCAAACGAATCTGAAGCTTTTGGTATTACTTTAGAACCCGCAGGTGGTAGTGAATCTCCTAATCTAGAGCAATTGTATACTTTAGGTGCGGTAGCAGTAAATTCTTAA